A genomic window from Prunus persica cultivar Lovell chromosome G2, Prunus_persica_NCBIv2, whole genome shotgun sequence includes:
- the LOC18784949 gene encoding zinc finger CCCH domain-containing protein 48: protein MATKVVRKHTNRPERSVYARPAGGPSKTVCAFWAAGRCTREFCRFLHADAPPSSMNPQISKKSSLLWTKEGTATGEGNACNATQKSNAPQKINAPQESNAAQTQKSNAPKKSNAPQKSNAAQKSNPTPKNVCKFWVDGNCVKGDRCLYLHNWFRGEEFSMLAKLQGHTKAVTGIALPERTNKLYSTSKDGTARVWDCHTGECGSAIDLGGEAGSLISEGPWVFAGVPNLVKVWNTETNSEFNLDGPVGQVHAMVVGNEMLFAGTQNGDICVWKGSTETNPPFYPAATLKGHTGAVVCLTVGRNRLYSGSVDHTIKVWDLYTLQGVLTLNGHSGVVMSLLCWDQFLLSCSLDDTIKVWAATEGGGLEVTYTHNEEQGVLDLAGMTDAESKPILLSSCNDNSVRIYELPSFTERGRLFAKQEVRTVEVGPGGLFFSGDATGVLSVWKWMDPPAVKVESS, encoded by the exons ATGGCCACTAAGGTAGTGAGGAAGCACACCAATAGACCAGAAAGATCAGTGTATGCTCGACCTGCAGGAGGACCTTCAAAAACTGTTTGCGCCTTTTGGGCTGCTGGAAGGTGCACACGGGAATTCTGTCGTTTCCTGCACGCGGATGCACCGCCTTCATCCATGAACCCTCAAATTTCAAAGAAGTCGTCTCTTCTTTGGACGAAGGAAGGAACTGCCACGGGAGAGGGCAATGCATGCAATGCTACTCAGAAAAGCAATGCTCCTCAGAAAATCAATGCTCCTCAAGAAAGCAATGCTGCTCAGACTCAGAAAAGCAATGCTCCTAAGAAAAGCAATGCTCCTCAGAAAAGCAATGCTGCCCAGAAAAGCAATCCTACTCCAAAAAATGTCTGTAAGTTCTGGGTAGATGGAAACTGTGTGAAAGGTGATCGATGCCTGTATTTGCATAACTGGTTCCGTGGTGAGGAGTTCTCCATGTTGGCAAAGCTCCAAGGGCACACGAag GCTGTCACTGGTATTGCCCTTCCTGAACGAACTAACAAGCTTTATTCAACCAGTAAAGATGGAACAGCCAGAGTTTGGGACTGCCATACTGGTGAATGTGGCAGTGCGATTGATCTTGGTGGTGAAGCAGGTTCTTTAATTAGTGAGGGCCCATGGGTTTTTGCTGGTGTACCAAATCTTGTTAAG GTTTGGAATACTGAGACAAATTCTGAATTCAACCTGGATGGACCTGTTGGCCAAGTGCATGCTATGGTGGTTGGTAATGAAATGCTTTTCGCTGGGACACAG AATGGTGATATATGTGTGTGGAAAGGTAGCACTGAAACTAATCCGCCATTTTATCCTGCTGCAACTCTGAAGGGCCACACTGGTGCTGTGGTATGTTTAACTGTTGGGCGCAACAGGCTTTACTCGGGTTCTGTGGACCATACAATTAAG GTGTGGGACCTTTATACTTTGCAGGGTGTTCTGACACTAAATGGGCATTCTGGTGTGGTGATGTCTCTTCTTTGCTGGGATCAGTTCTTGCTCTCATGCTCACTGGACGACACGATAAAGGTGTGGGCTGCCACTGAAGGAGGTGGTTTGGAAGTGACCTACACTCACAACGAAGAGCAGGGTGTTCTTGATCTTGCCGGAATGACAGATGCAGAAAGCAAGCCAATCTTGCTTTCTTCTTGCAATGATAATTCTGTCCGCATATATGAACTGCCATCATTCACTGAAAGAGGCAGATTATTTGCAAAACAAGAAGTTCGGACCGTCGAGGTAGGACCTGGAGGACTATTCTTCAGTGGGGATGCAACTGGTGTCCTTTCTGTTTGGAAGTGGATGGATCCTCCTGCCGTCAAAGTGGAGTCTTCATGA
- the LOC109947479 gene encoding zinc finger CCCH domain-containing protein 48-like, giving the protein MATKVVRRHTTRPERSVYARPAGGPSKTVCAFWAAGRCTREFCRFLHADAPPSSMNPQISKKWSLLWTKDGTATGKGNACNATQKSNAPQKSNAPQKINAPQKSNAAHKSNPTQKNVCKFWVNGNCVKGDRCLYLHNWFRGEGFSMLAKLQGHTKAITGIALPERTNKLYSTSKDGTARVWDCHTGECGSVIDLGGEAGSLISEGPWVFAGVPNLVKVWNTETNSEFNLDGPVGQVHAMVVGDAMLFAGTQNGDICVWKGSTETNPPFQPAAILKGHTGAVVCLTVGRNRLYSGSVDHTIKVWDLYTLQGVLTLNGHSGAVMSLLCWDQFLLSCSLDDTIKVWAATEGGGLEVTYTHNEEHGVLDLAGMTDPESKPILLSSCNDNSVRIYELPSFAERGRLFAKQEVRTVEVGPGGLFFSGDATGLLSVWKWMDPPAAVKVESS; this is encoded by the exons ATGGCCACTAAGGTAGTGAGGAGGCACACCACTAGACCAGAAAGATCAGTTTATGCTCGACCAGCAGGAGGACCTTCAAAAACTGTTTGCGCCTTTTGGGCTGCTGGAAGGTGCACAAGGGAATTCTGTCGATTCCTGCACGCAGATGCACCGCCTTCATCCATGAACCCTCAAATTTCAAAGAAGTGGTCTCTTCTTTGGACGAAGGACGGAACTGCCACGGGAAAGGGCAATGCATGCAATGCTACTCAGAAAAGCAATGCGCCTCAGAAAAGCAATGCTCCTCAGAAAATCAATGCTCCTCAGAAAAGCAATGCTGCCCACAAAAGCAATCCTACTCAGAAAAATGTCTGCAAGTTCTGGGTTAATGGAAATTGTGTGAAAGGTGATCGATGCCTGTATTTGCATAACTGGTTCCGTGGTGAGGGATTCTCCATGTTAGCAAAGCTCCAAGGGCACACGAag GCTATCACTGGTATTGCCCTTCCTGAACGAACTAACAAGCTTTATTCAACCAGTAAAGATGGAACAGCTAGAGTTTGGGACTGCCATACTGGTGAATGTGGCAGTGTGATTGATCTTGGTGGTGAAGCAGGTTCTTTAATTAGTGAGGGCCCATGGGTTTTTGCTGGTGTACCAAATCTTGTTAAG GTTTGGAATACTGAGACAAATTCTGAATTCAACCTGGATGGACCTGTTGGCCAAGTACATGCAATGGTGGTTGGTGATGCAATGCTTTTCGCTGGGACACAG AATGGTGATATATGTGTGTGGAAAGGTAGCACTGAAACTAATCCGCCATTTCAGCCTGCTGCAATTCTGAAAGGCCACACTGGTGCTGTGGTATGTTTGACTGTTGGGCGCAACAGGCTTTACTCGGGTTCTGTGGACCATACAATTAAG GTGTGGGACCTTTATACTTTGCAGGGTGTTCTGACACTAAATGGGCATTCTGGTGCGGTGATGTCTCTTCTTTGCTGGGATCAGTTCTTGCTCTCATGCTCACTGGACGACACGATAAAGGTGTGGGCTGCCACTGAAGGAGGCGGTTTGGAAGTGACCTACACACACAATGAAGAGCACGGTGTTCTTGATCTTGCCGGTATGACAGACCCAGAAAGCAAGCCAATCTTGCTTTCATCTTGCAATGATAATTCTGTCCGCATATATGAACTGCCGTCTTTCGCTGAAAGAGGCAGATTATTTGCAAAACAAGAAGTTCGGACCGTCGAGGTAGGACCTGGAGGACTATTCTTCAGTGGGGATGCAACTGGTCTCCTTTCTGTTTGGAAGTGGATGGATCCTCCTGCCGCAGTCAAAGTGGAGTCTTCATGA
- the LOC18784807 gene encoding SPX domain-containing membrane protein At4g22990, translating to MVAFGKKLRESQIQEWQGYYLDYKLMKKKLNRYTQQIEVGTQNRHLVLKDFSILLDSEIEKIVMFLLQQQGVLASKLLNLGEQYDSVLQQVDGAKIPELQEAYRSVGQDLLRILSFVEMNAIGLRKILKKFDKRFGYRFTDYYVKTRANHPYSQLRQVCKQVGVGAVVGAISRNLADLQDFQQHCGNYISIYDQPAFSHPDPVLDSIRAAVNRLSNSTSFLHYLGKHALLMGDDLQSPSEDHADDGRYHFMSLLLNLANTFLYMVNTYIIVPTADNYSMTLGAAATVCGVVIGSMAVAQVFSSVYFSAWSNRSYMRPLVFSSIILLVGNTLYALAYDLNSISVLLIGRLFCGLGSARAVNRRYISDCVPLKLRMQASAGFVSAGALGMACGPALACLLQTNFKIYKLTFNEDTLPGWIMALAWLIYLLWLSISFKEPSRVTTENIVPRESNSGKIVNISVENGPTQPLLSNSKAKQKDGDGDTDCDDAEENPTEIQKPVNSIVSAYRLLTPSVKVQLYIYFMLKYAMEIVLAESSVITGYYFIWSTSSVAIFLACLGLTVLPVNVVVGSYISNMFEERQVLLASEILVCIGILLSFHVLIPYSVPQYVSSALITFVSAEVLEGVNLSLLSRVMSSRLSRGTYNGGLLSTEAGTLARVIADGTITLAGFWGESKLLNTTLVPALVICVSSIVATCFTYNSLY from the exons ATGGTTGCCTTCGGGAAGAAGTTAAGAGAATCACAAATTCAAGAATGGCAAGG ATACTATCTTGACTACAAGttaatgaagaagaagctcaACCGATATACACAACAAATTGAAGTTGGAACACAAAATCGCCACCTTGTTCTTAAGGACTTCTCAATATTGCTAGATAGTGAG ATTGAAAAGATTGTCATGTTTCTGCTGCAACAACAAGGAGTTCTTGCAAGCAAGTTATTGAATCTTGGAGAACAGTATGATTCTGTCTTACAGCAGGTAGATGGAGCAAAAATACCTGAACTGCAAGAAGCATATAGATCAGTTGGACAAGATCTTTTAAGAATCCTCTCTTTTGTTGAGATGAATGCTATCGGTCTGCGTAAGATATTGAAGAAGTTTGACAAGCGGTTTGGTTATAGATTTACTGACTACTACGTCAAAACTCGTGCAAATCATCCTTATTCCCAGTTACGCCAAGTTTGCAAGCAAGTG GGTGTTGGGGCCGTTGTTGGAGCCATATCTCGAAACCTGGCGGACCTTCAAGATTTTCAACAACATTGTGGGAACTACATATCAATATATGATCAGCCTGCCTTTTCCCACCCG GATCCCGTCCTTGACTCTATCAGGGCAGCAGTAAACAGGTTATCAAACTCAACAAGTTTCCTTCATTATTTGGGAAAACATGCACTTCTTATGGGGGATGATTTACAAAGCCCATCTGAGGATCATGCTGATGACGGAAGATATCATTTCATGTCACTCCTCTTGAACTTGGCAAACACATTTCTGTATATGgttaatacatatataattgtcCCAACAGCTGACAATTACTCCATGACCCTTGGAGCTGCAGCAACCGTCTGTGGTGTTGTGATTGGATCAATGGCTGTTGCTCAGGTGTTCTCTTCAGTTTATTTCAGTGCATGGTCAAATAGATCATACATGAGACCACTGGTATTTAGCAGCATCATTCTTCTTGTGGGAAATACTTTGTATGCACTGGCTTATGATCTTAATTCAATATCAGTACTTCTGATTGGTCGACTATTCTGCGG GTTAGGTTCTGCAAGAGCAGTTAATAGGCGTTATATCAGTGACTGCGTACCCCTTAAATTGCGAATGCAGGCTTCTGCTGGTTTTGTCAGTGCCGGTGCACTTGGAATGGCATGTGGGCCTGCTCTTGCTTGTTTACTCCAAACTAATTTCAAGATTTACAAATTGACATTCAACGAAGACACATTACCTGGTTGGATTATGGCTCTCGCATGGCTAATCTATTTGCTGTGGttgtcaatttcttttaaagagcCTTCTCGTGTGACAACAGAAAATATTGTGCCACGGGAATCTAATTCTG GGAAAATTGTAAATATTTCTGTGGAGAATGGTCCTACACAACCATTGCTGTCAAACTCCAAAGCTAAGCAAAAAGATGGAGATGGAGACACTGATTGTGATGATGCTGAAGAAAATCCTACAGAAATCCAAAAACCAGTCAATTCAATTGTGTCAGCATATAGATTACTAACCCCATCAGTGAAG GTTCAACTGTATATCTATTTTATGCTGAAATATGCAATGGAGATTGTACTTGCTGAATCCAGTGTCATCACTGGATATTACTTTATTTGGTCGACTAGCAGTGTGGCAATCTTTCTTGCATGTCTAGGGCTAACAGTGCTTCCAGTCAACGTTGTTGTTGGAAGCTACATCAGCAACATGTTTGAAGAAAG GCAAGTTCTACTGGCATCTGAAATTCTGGTATGCATAGGTATACTACTAAGCTTCCACGTATTGATCCCTTACTCTGTGCCTCAGTATGTCAGCTCAGCCCTTATAACATTCGTGTCAGCTGAAGTCCTTGAAG GTGTAAACTTATCACTCCTATCTCGAGTCATGTCATCGAGGCTTTCTCGTGGGACTTACAATGGCGGACTACTTTCAACCGAAGCAGGGACCCTAGCTCGAGTAATCGCAGATGGAACAATAACACTAGCTGGGTTTTGGGGTGAGAGCAAGCTCTTGAATACCACCCTGGTTCCTGCATTGGTCATCTGCGTCTCATCCATAGTTGCCACCTGCTTCACCTACAACTCTCTCTACTGA
- the LOC18787161 gene encoding membrin-11 gives MAMSVEIGGGTLSEIYQSAKKLLLRTRDALEKLERLENAGGIDSPDLSTSVKRDISQIQSFCAEMDRLWRSVGAKSQRDLWKRKVEQIAEEAQSLKESLDKYNLRNQKRAQEARERAELLGRANGEGAHVLRIFDDEAQARASVRSSSRMLEEASATGESILRKYAEQRDWLKSAQRKGLDVLNTVGLSNSVLKLIERRNRVDQSIKYAGMILTVVIVVYLIWRWR, from the exons ATGGCAATGTCGGTGGAAATCGGAGGAGGGACGTTATCGGAAATATATCAGAGCGCCAAGAAGCTATTGTTGAGAACAAGAGACGCCCTTGAGAAGCTGGAGAGATTGGAGAACGCAGGCGGCATCGACTCCCCGGACCTTTCCACGTCCGTCAAAAGAGACATTTCTCAGATTCAGTCTTTCTGCGCCGAGATGGACCGCCTCTGGCGATCTGTTGGCGCCAAATCCCAACGCGATCTCTGGAAAag AAAAGTAGAACAAATAGCGGAAGAGGCTCAGTCTTTGAAAGAAAGTCTGGATAAGTATAATTTGAGGAATCAGAAGAGGGCCCAAGAAGCCAGAGAGAGGGCAGAGTTGCTTGGAAGAGCT AATGGGGAGGGTGCTCATGTTTTGAGAATCTTTGATGATGAGGCACAAGCAAGGGCGTCAGTTCGTAGTTCTTCTCGCATGCTTGAAGAAGCCAGTGCTACTGGAGAAAGTATTCTTAGGAAATATGCAGAACAAAGGGATTGGCTAAAG AGTGCACAACGAAAAGGATTGGATGTCCTGAACACAGTGGGTCTCTCTAACTCTGTTTTGAAGCTCATTGAGAGGCGGAACCGTGTTGATCAGTCGATCAAGTATGCAGGCATGATTCTGACTGTTGTCATTGTTGTGTATCTCAtatggaggtggaggtga
- the LOC18785747 gene encoding ATPase ASNA1 homolog, which yields MAAADLAEGTLQNVLEQDSLKWVFVGGKGGVGKTTCSSILSILLSRVRSSVLIISTDPAHNLSDAFQQKFTKTPTLVNGFTNLYAMEVDPTVEHEDMGTDGMDNLFSELANAIPGIDEAMSFAEMLKLVQTMDYSVIVFDTAPTGHTLRLLQFPSTLEKGLAKVMSLKNKFGGLMSQMTRLFGVDDEFGEDAILGKLEGMKDVIEQVNRQFKDPDLTTFVCVCIPEFLSLYETERLVQELTKFEIDTHNIIINQVLYDEEGSESKLLKARMRMQQKYLDQFYMLYDDFNITKLPLLPEEVTGVEALKAFSRHFLTPYQPSTSKSTVETLEQRVSTLRQQLKDAEAQLEKLRKGKQKV from the exons ATGGCGGCAGCTGATTTAGCGGAGGGGACTCTTCAGAACGTACTGGAACAAGACAGCCTCAAGTGGGTTTTTGTTGGTGGGAAAGGTGGTGTAGGCAAAACGACCTGTAGCTCAATTCTCTCGATCCTTCTCTCCAGGGTCAGATCCTCTGTTTTGATCATCTCAACCGACCCGGCTCACAATCTCAGCGATGCTTTTCAACAGAAGTTCACCAAGACTCCAACTTTGGTTAATGGGTTCACCAATCTGTATGCTATG GAAGTGGATCCTACTGTTGAGCATGAAGACATGGGAACAGATGGAATGGACAATTTGTTTTCTGAGCTAGCAAATGCCATTCCAGGAATTGATGAAGCCATGAGCTTTGCAGAGATGCTCAA ATTGGTCCAAACAATGGATTATTCGGTTATAGTATTTGACACTGCACCAACTGGCCATACACTTCGGCTGTTGCAGTTTCCATCAACCTTGGAGAAAGGTCTGGCAAAAGTGATgtctttgaaaaataaatttggcgGTTTAATGAGTCAG ATGACCCGCCTCTTTGGTGTTGATGATGAATTTGGAGAGGATGCAATTCTGGGAAAGCTCGAGGGCATGAAAGATGTGATTGAACAAGTTAACAGGCAATTCAAAGACCCA GACTTGACAACCTTTGTCTGCGTTTGCATTCCAGAgttcctctctctctatgaAACAGAGAGACTTGTGCAGGAACTCACCAAATTTGAGATAGATACACACAATATTATCATTAACCAAGTACTTTATGATGAAGAAG GCTCAGAATCCAAATTACTCAAAGCAAGAATGCGAATGCAACAAAAGTACCTTGACCAGTTCTACATGTTGTATGATGACTTTAACATCACCAAGCTGCCATTGCTGCCGGAAGAG GTTACCGGAGTTGAAGCTCTAAAAGCATTTTCACGTCATTTTCTGACACCGTATCAACCTTCCACCAGCAAGAGCACAGTGGAAACGTTAGAGCAAAGGGTATCCACTCTAAGGCAGCAGTTGAAAGACGCTGAAGCACAACTAGAAAAACTAAGAAAAGGGAAGCAAAAGGTCTAA